In Lotus japonicus ecotype B-129 chromosome 5, LjGifu_v1.2, one genomic interval encodes:
- the LOC130721300 gene encoding protein MIZU-KUSSEI 1, with protein sequence MKQKHEQNLTLQRSKSATASISTRNNNRRIIATNHHFRRSSEISDDVSDKLLVRRGSLSLVSSFSIQQQQQQHPKQTTRNKLSSLLCSFLNIFTFQTIIPTCKWLTIPSTALSVNSTTLGRKVTGTLFGHRRGNISFAVQLDPRSEPVLLLELAISTSSLVKEMSSGLVRIALECRKSTPAAPVTDGGGGRPRRLFHEPAWSMYCNGRKCGYAVSRPCGDLDWHVLSTVQSVSAGAGVIPGELMYMRARFERVVGSRDSEAFYMLNPDGNGGPELSIFLLRL encoded by the coding sequence ATGAAACAAAAACATGAACAAAACTTGACCCTCCAAAGAAGCAAGAGCGCCACTGCCAGCATCAGCACAAGAAACAACAACAGAAGAATTATCGCTACAAACCACCACTTCCGACGGTCGTCCGAGATATCCGATGATGTCTCGGACAAACTCCTCGTAAGGCGAGGATCATTATCCTTGGTCTCTTCCTTCTCaatccaacagcaacaacaacagcatCCGAAACAAACAACAAGGAATAAGCTATCCTCACTCCTATGCTCATTCCTCAACATTTTCACCTTTCAAACCATCATCCCTACGTGCAAGTGGCTCACCATCCCTTCAACAGCACTATCTGTTAATTCAACGACTCTCGGCCGGAAGGTAACTGGAACGCTCTTCGGCCACCGCCGGGGAAACATCTCCTTCGCCGTCCAGCTCGACCCGCGCTCGGAGCCCGTCCTCCTCCTCGAGCTCGCCATCTCCACCTCCTCCCTCGTCAAGGAGATGTCCTCCGGCCTCGTCCGCATCGCGCTCGAGTGCAGGAAGAGTACTCCTGCAGCCCCCGTGACAGACGGCGGAGGAGGCCGGCCGAGGAGGCTGTTCCACGAGCCGGCGTGGAGCATGTACTGCAACGGCAGGAAGTGCGGCTATGCCGTGTCCCGCCCGTGCGGGGATCTGGACTGGCACGTGCTGAGCACCGTGCAGAGCGTGTCAGCGGGCGCAGGTGTTATCCCAGGCGAGTTGATGTACATGAGGGCCAGGTTTGAACGAGTCGTTGGGAGCCGTGACTCGGAGGCGTTTTACATGTTAAATCCTGATGGTAATGGAGGACCTGAACTCAGTATTTTCCTCTTGAGATTGTGA